The Vibrio aphrogenes genomic interval CTAAAGCAAGTAGGTCTTCAGCAGGCTCTAAACCTTCAAATGATTCTTCTTGAACAAGAGCAAGCGTCGTTAGTGCATTTTTCGCACGAGTACGCAGTTCTTCAACTAGCTCTTCTTCTAGACCATCAATATCAAGTAGTTCGTTTACTGGAACATAAGCGATTTCTTCTAAGGTGGTGAAACCTTCTTCTACTAGCATTTCAGCAAAATCTTGTTCGATATCTAAATGCTTCATGAAGTTTTCAATCGCGGCACCAGATTCTTCTTGGTGCTTCTTCTTCAGGTCTTCAACTGTCATTACGTTCAATTCCCAACCAGTTAGTTGAGAAGCAAGACGAACGTTTTGACCGCTACGACCGATAGCTTGCGCTAAGTTATCAGCTTCAACGGCAATATCCATTGAGTGTGAATCTTCATCAACAATGATTGAAGCCACATCAGCTGGTGCCATGGCATTAATTACAAATTGCGCTGGGTTATCGTCCCACAGAACGATATCAATACGCTCACCGCCAAGTTCACCTGAAACGGCTTGTACACGTGCGCCACGCATACCAACACAAGCACCCACAGGGTCAATGCGGCGATCATTGGTTTTCACTGCGATTTTCGCACGAGAACCTGGATCACGAGCTGCCGCTTTTAATTCAATCAGCTCTTCACCAATTTCTGGCACTTCAATACGGAAGAGTTCAATTAACATCTCTGGTTTAGAGCGAGTTAAGAACAATTGGAAACCACGTGCTTCTGGTTTTACCGCATATAAAAGACCACGAATACGGTCACCTGGGCGTAGGTTTTCACGTGGAAGTTGATCTTCACGTAAAATTACAGACTCTGCGTTATTGCCAAGATCAACGATAACCGCATCACGAGTGGCTTTTTTCACAACGCCGGTGACTAACTCACCTTCGTTATCAATGAATTGCTCAACGATTTGTGCACGCTCAGCTTCACGAACTTTTTGTACGATAACTTGCTTAGCAGTTTGAGTCGTAATACGGTCAAAAGTAACTGATTCCATATCATCTTCGATGTACTCACCCAGTTGAATTGATTCATCATCAAACTGCGCCGCTTCAATTGAAATTTCTTTTGTTGGAAATTCAACTTCAGCAACCACTAACCAACGGCGGAAGGTTTCAAAATCGCCTGTTTTACGATCGATCTCAACACGCACTTCAATTTCGTGTTCACTTTTCTTTTTTGTTGCCGTAGCTAAAGCAATTTCTAATGCTTCAAAAATACGCTCACGGGGAACAGCTTTCTCATTCGAAACTGCTTCAACAACCGCTAAAATTTCTCTGTTCATGTTATGCCTCTTCAGACTTAAAATTTTGGTATCAAGTTAGCTTTAGAAATATTACTTAAAGCAAATTGTTCTTCTTGGTTATCAACGGTGATCGTTACGATCTCGCCTTCAATAGAAGTAATCACACCTTTCCATTTACGACGATTATTCATGGCCATTTTTAAAACCACATTCACTTCATGACCAATAAATTGCTCATAATGTGCTGGTTTAAATAAAGGACGCTCCAAACCTGGAGATGAAACTTCTAAGTTGTAAGCAACCGTAATCGGATCTTCAACGTCCATTACAGCACTTACTTGGCGACTTACTTCTGCACAATCGTCGACGGTAATACCATTCTCATGATCAATGAAGATGCGTAATGTCGAGTGCTCACCTGCTCGGATAAACTCCAAGCCAACCAATTCATAACCAGAAGCCGCTACTGGCGCTTCTAATAATTCTGTTAATTGTTTTTCTAAACCAGTCATATTCTCTCCGGAAATGAAGCTTTCTCCACATTTGCAGCCTAACCTTTACATAAGAAAGCTAACAAAACTAAGAAGTTAAGCTTAAAGCCAATCGTCCAGAAACAAAAAAAGGGCTTAAAGCCCAATTCAAACACCATGCCTTATCTGTATGACCATTTGATGGAAATTTATCCCATCAAAGCAAACAGATAATAAAAAACCCCGAAATGTCGGGGTTTTTTATTGCTGGACCCTGATATTACTAAGCTTATAGTTTAGCTTAGCTATGTTGAAAATCAGCATTTCAACATAAAAACTTGTAATCGAATACCTAAAGAGGATTGGTTGCGGGGGCCGGATTTGAACCGACGACCTTCGGGTTATGAGCCCGACGAGCTACCAAGCTGCTCCACCCCGCGTCCGATTTTACTTCTATTTCTGTGCGGCATTATACGCTCTGAAATAGACATTACAAGTTTTACACAATAATGGTGCCGAGAGGGGGACTTGAACCCCCACACCATAAGGCACTAGCACCTCATGCTAGCGTGTCTACCAATTTCACCATCTCGGCAATATTATTTAATCTATTTTACAAGATCTTACTGAGGAATTTCATCACCGCTCTTAGGAGCAGGAATTTCATCAGTTGCAACGTTATTTACTTCATCTGCTTTTTGCTCAACACTTAAGTTTGGAGCTGCAAATTTAGATTCATGTTTAGCTGTTGAAATATTGCCAAGAACTAAACTAATGATAAAAAATATCGTTGCGCAAATTGCGGTTGAACGAGTAAGGAAATTACCTGAGCCACCAGAGCCAAATACTGTATTTGATGCTCCAGCCCCGAACGAAGCTCCCATGTCTGCGCCTTTACCTTGCTGAATCAACACTAGGCCAATTACACCAAGCGCAACCAGTAGATAAATCACAAGTAGAACTGTTAACATTTTTCCACCTATGTTCTAAATTTCTGAGCCATTACCACTTATCGCTAAGTAACAATAACGCACCTCCCTAATGAGGCGGAGTGATACTATCGAAAGCTGACAAAGCTGACAAGTGAAAATTATCAAAAAAGCTCAACTTACTGTTCAAATGATTAAAAAAGGCACAAAAGCGTGATTAAACCTGCAATCAATTACCTAAAAGCAGGCTTAATCATCTTACCACCTTTAATTATCAGCAGTTTTCTTTTACTTTTGCTGCGATAGCGTGAGCGGAAGAATCCACTAATTGCGCATCTTCACCTTCTACCATAACTCGAATTAATGGCTCTGTACCTGATTTACGTAATAGCACTCGGCCTTTATCGCCGAGTTGGGATTCAACATTAGCGACCGCTTCAAGTACTGCAGTATTTTGTAGCGGATCAGAATCACCTGAGAATCGAACATTCACTAAGACTTGAGGGTACAAGGTCATGCCTGAGGCTAATGCACTCAACGATAATTTACTACCCACAACAGAGGCCAACACTTGCAGTGCGGCAACAATCGCATCCCCAGTTGTCACTTTATCGAGCAAAATAACATGGCCGGAGTTTTCAGCGCCAATCTTCCAGCCTTTTTCTAATAATTGCTCCATGACATAACGGTCACCAACTTTAGAACGTACAAATGGAATGCCTAATTGCTTCAAACCATTTTCCATCCCTAAGTTGGTCATTAACGTCCCAACGACGCCACCTTTTAGCTCTCCACGGCGTAACGCATCACGAGCAATAATATAGGCAATTTGGTCACCATCGACTTTATTTCCTAACTCATCAACCATGATCAAACGGTCACCATCACCATCAAAAGCTAGACCAAGGTCAGCCTTTTCTTCCAAGACTTTCGCTTGTAATGCACGAACATCAGTTGCTCCGACTTCTGCATTGATGTTAGTACCATTTGGCTCACAACCAATGCAAATCACCTCTGCGCCTAACTCAGTAAAGACACTTGGTGCAATATGGTAAGTTGCGCCATGTGCACAATCGACCACAATTTTTAAGCCTTTGAGGCTAAGTTCATTAGGAAAAGTACTTTTACAAAATTCAATGTATCGACCCGCAGCATCCACCATACGCTTAGCTTTACCTAGCATCGCGGATTCAACGCATTCAATGTCTTTTTCCATTTCAGCTTCAATGGCTAATTCAATATCATCTGGTAGTTTTGTGCCTTCAGATGAAAAGAACTTGATGCCATTATCATAATAAGGGTTATGAGAAGCAGAAATGACGATCCCGGCTTCAGCGCGGAAAGTTTGTGTCAAATAAGCCACTGCGGGGGTAGGCATAGGCCCGGTTAAAATCGCTTTAAGCCCAGCGGCTGCAAGACCCGCTTCTAGTGCTGATTCCAGCATATAACCTGAAATACGAGTATCTTTGCCTATAATGACTTGTTTGGTGCCTTGCTTAGCCAATACACGGCCTGCCGCCCAACCTAGTTTTAAGACAAAATCAGGCGTGATCGGATACTCACCGACTTTCCCACGTACGCCATCGGTACCAAAATATTTTCTTTCTGACATGATAATTCCTATATTTACAAGCAATAACCTGTTGTTTATTGGCACATTAGTTGAAATTGCCATAGGTTACAACAGGGTTTAAATTCCATCGTTATTATTTTGAATAATGATATCTAAGGTTTTTATTGATTTATTTTGATCATTTCCAAAATTTGCAACGCATCTTGGGTTTCAATGACATCATGCACACGTAAAATTTGTGCGCCTTTTTGAGCGGCAATCGTTGCACAAGTAATGCTGCCAATCACGCACTCTTTGGTCGGCTTATTCAAGGCATTCGATACCATTGATTTTCTCGACATGCCCGCCAAAATAGGTAGGTGATAATGATGAAAATGTTCTAAGTGGGCAAGCAATTGATAGTTATGTGCTAGCGTTTTTCCAAAACCAAATCCGGGATCAATAATAATATTCTCACGTATGATGCCTGCTTGAATGCACTCATCAATCTTATGCGTTAAATACTTATCCACTTCTTGCAAAACGTCCTTGTAATCAGGATTTTCCTGCATAGTCTTAGGCTGGCCTTGCATATGCATAATACACACCGGCACTCCTGCTTGAGCAACCACTTCCATCGCCCCAGGTTCAGATAAGGAGCGAATATCATTGATCATATCCGCCCCACATTCTAGCGCCTGTTTCATCACTTGTGCTTTGCTAGTATCAATGGAGATCCAAACGTCGGAGACTTGTCGTATGGCTTTCACTAAAGGGATCACACGGCGTAACTCTTCATCAAGAGAAACTTCTTTTGCTCCAGGTCTCGTTGATTCCCCACCGATATCAATGATCGTCGCCCCAGCCTTAATCATTGATGTCACTTGAGCCATAGCATCTTCTAATTGTTGATATTGACCACCATCTGAAAATGAATCTGGTGTCACATTCAATATCCCCATAATTTGAGGCTTTGAAAGATCAAGTGTTTTTTGATTTGAAGTCAATTTCATTCGGTGTCCACCTTTAATGAAAATGTAAAAAGAAAAATTATACGTGGGTCAGAATGCAAAAAGCCCTGATTCACATCAGGGCTTATTATCAACACTCTCTGCTTATGAATCTTTATTATTCGATTCAGTGTCATCCGGTGTGTTCACTGGTTCAACTTTAGGTTCAACCTTAACTTCTTCTGCTTGCGGAGCAGGTTCAGCCGGTTTGGCCTCACTGTCTGTCCAGCCTTGTGGTGGACGGATCGTTTCACAGCGATTCATTAGATCCTCAATTTGACCAGCATCTATGGTTTCATACTTCATCAAAGCATCTTTCATTGCATGCATGATATCCATATTATCTTCTAAGATTTTCTTAGCACGATCATAATTTCGGTCAATTAAGATACGAACTTCTTGGTCAATTAAGCGCGCAGTTTCATCAGACATATGTTTTGTCTGAGTCACACTACGGCCTAAGAAGACTTCACCTTCATCTTCAGCGTAAAGTAATGGTCCAAGCTTTTCAGAGAAGCCCCATTGGGTGACCATCTTACGTGCAATATCTGTCGCACGTTCGATATCGTTGGAAGCCCCTGTCGAGACTTTGTCACTACCGTAAATTAGCTCTTCGGCTAAACGCCCACCATACAAACTAGAAATCATTGATTCTAAATGCTGGCGAGACATACTAACTCGGTCTTGCTCAGGTAAGTACATGGTTACACCTAATGCACGACCACGAGGAATAATCGATACTTTATAAACAGGGTCATGTTCAGGTACTAAACGACCAACAATGGCATGACCAGCTTCGTGATATGCCGTAGAGGCTTTTGTTTCCTCAGACATGACCATCGAACGGCGCTCAGCACCCATCATGATCTTGTCTTTCGCTAATTCAAACTCAACCATCGAAACATTGCGTTTATTACCACGCGCAGCAAATAATGCCGCTTCGTTTACTAGGTTAGCCAAGTCGGCACCGGAGAAGCCTGGTGTACCACGAGCGATCAGTGACGGTTCAACATTTTCGGCAAGTGGCACTTTACGCATGTGCACTTTCAGAATTTGCTCACGGCCACGAACATCCGGTAGACCTACCACGACTTGACGGTCAAAACGACCAGGACGCAATAAGGCAGGGTCAAGTACGTCAGGACGGTTGGTTGCCGCGATAACAATGATCCCTTCATTACCTTCAAAACCATCCATCTCAACCAACATTTGGTTTAGCGTTTGTTCACGTTCATCATGACCACCGCCAACACCTGCGCCACGTTGACGGCCAACGGCATCGATTTCATCAATAAAGATAATACATGGTGATGCTTTTTTCGCCTGTTCAAACATGTCACGTACACGAGATGCACCCACACCTACGAACATTTCAACGAAATCAGAACCAGAAATACTAAAGAACGGTACTTTTGCTTCACCCGCAATCGCCTTAGCTAATAGCGTTTTACCTGTACCTGGAGGACCAACCAGCAAAACACCAGTAGGGATTTTACCGCCTAACTTTTGGAATCGGCTTGGATCACGTAGATAATCCACCAGCTCTTTTACATCTTCTTTGGCTTCATCACACCCAGCAACATCCGCAAACGTTGTTTTGATTTGGTCTTCACCCATCATGCGAGCTTTACTTTTGCCAAACGACATAGCGCCTTTACCGCCGCCACCGCCTTGCATTTGACGCATGAAGAAAATCCACACCCCAATCAATAGAATCATCGGGAACCAAGAAATGAAAATGGTTCCTAAAAGGCTTTGTTGCTCAGGTGGTGTGCCTGAAACTTTTACATTTTGATTGATAAGATCGTCAAGAAGCTTACTGTCGTAAACAGGCATATAAGTTACATTGCGAGAATTATCAGTTCGAACAAAGGTAATTTCTCTATCCTTGAACTTTGCCTCACGAACTTGGCCTTGACCAACGTCTTTTACAAAGGAAGTGTAATCAATCGCTTTTCCGTTACTGTCTCCAGGCCCAAAGCTCTGGAAAACTGACATCAAAACTACGGCGATTACTAGCCATAAAATTAAATTTTTTGCCATGTCACTCAAGGTGTCAGCCTCTCGGTCACTATTAATTAAAAGTAAGTTACTACAGTTTATATCCTGTAGCTACGATATATACCTCACGAGAACGCGCACGTGAAGAGTCTGGTTTACGAATTTTTACAGCTTTGAACATTTCACGTACATCTTTGACGTACTGATCAAAGCCTTCGCCTTGGAAGACCTTAACCACAAAACTACCATTTGGAGCTAGAACTTGTCGACACATATCCAACGCTAATTCAACTAAATACATTGCTCTAGGTTGGTCTACCGCTAGATTGCCACTCATATTTGGTGCCATATCAGACATTACGACATCCACCATATCAGGTTGAATACGTTCCAGTAAGGCCTCTAATACGGCATCTTCTCGGAAGTCACCTTGTAAAAAGCTTACCCCCGCAATGGAATCCATAGATAAAATGTCACAAGCTATTACTTGCCCCTCATCGCCAACAATACCGGCTGCATATTGCGACCACCCGCCAGGTGCGGCACCTAAATCGACAACCGTCATCCCTTCTTTGATGAGTTTATCTTTCTCTTGAATCTCTTCGATTTTAAAGATAGCGCGAGAACGGTAACCCCTCTTTTGTGCTTCAGCCACATACTTATCGTCAAAGTGCTCTTGTAACCAACGCCCTGAACTGGCTGAATGTTTTTTCTTACTCATTGAAGTCCTAATGATTTATCTATAACGTCCAAACGAATCATGAATGGAAGCTGCGGGCTATTATAAAACATCGCCATAAAGCCTAGACTCACTCAAAAGCCTAAGCCCACTTAAAAACTATTCAGGAAAATATAGTCTTCCTGCATAGATGGCGTTAAAATAGATGTTTTCAACCCAGTATACTCAAATAACACCAAAATACTTAACTTCTGTATTAGGATGTGGTTTGAATATCATATAAAAAAATGGCAGCACAATGAACCTAAGCACCAAACAAAAACAGCACTTAAAAGGACTAGCTCACAGTTTAAAACCTGTTGTGCTAATGGGCGCAAATGGATTAACTGAAGCTGTACTTGCGGAAATAGAACTTGCGCTTGACCATCACGAGTTGATTAAAGTCAAAGTGGCTTCTGAAGACCGTGAAACCAAAGCGCTCATTATAGACGCCATTGTTCGCGAAACCAAAGCAGAAAAAGTGCAAACTATCGGTAAAACATTGGTGTTATACCGTCAAAGCGAACAGCGTAAAATAGAAATCCCACGTAAGTAATCACTTACTTATCAGCTAGATGTTGATTTCAAGAAAGACTGCTTCGGCGGTCTTTTTTCATTTTTTGATTCGTTACGTATTATTATTGATTCACGTATATTCTCTTGATTGACTGACATGCTGTTATTGGTCATTCAAATCCAATGAACATAACCCCTATTTCCTCCATGAAAAACAGCCATCACACACCACGAGACACAAAAAAAGCCACAATCATTGCGGCTTTTTGAGTCTAGTCATGTTGGTCAAGCTTCAACCAAAATGGATGATTAAATATAATCCACTTGCGTGATTTCGAAATCTTTATCTCCACCAGGCGTAGAAATGACCACATCATCGCCTTCCATCTTACCAATAAGACCTCTAGCGATTGGTGAGCTCACAGAGATTTTACCTGCTTTAATATCCGCTTCGTCATCACCAACAATTTGGTATTTCACTTCTTTATCGGTATCAATATCTAGTAACGTCACGGTTGTACCGAAGATCACTTTACCCGTATTTTCCATTTTGGAAACATCAATCACCTGCGCAACTGAAAGCTTGTATTCAATATCGCGAATTTGCGCCTCACAAATACCCTGCTCTTCACGTGCTGCGTGGTATTCTGCATTTTCTTTTAAATCACCTAACTCACGAGCTTCTGCGATCGCTGCAGAAATGAGCGGACGACGCTTTAATAATGCTTCTAATTCTGTACGTAGCAATTGCTCGCCACAGACAGTCATTGGGACTTTATCCATTTAAACCTCACTCCAATTTCAACTCTAAAGAGCGAATTTCGGACAATAAAACCCCACTCAACGAAATGCTGAGTGGGTGCTGTGTGAAATAATTTGTATGCCGACAGTGTAAATAAACTTGCTTCAGGAGTCACTATAAAAGTAAGACCCTCGTCACATTTCATTGAAATTATTGTCTTTTCTAATGGTTATAAAAACCAATGTAACAACAATAAATTTTCATTTCTTTTTCGAGCGAAATCTAAAAATAACTAAATCGAGAAGCCGATCACAAAACGACAAAATAAAAGTTAAATCATTGTATATTATGATTTTTACTGGTAAAAAAAGCACAAAACCACGTGAATAGTAAGTTTTTTAGCTATTTTCATAAAAATTAACTATCGACACGGGGAACTAACAGAGTAAAACAGCTACAGCAACACGTGTTACAACGATAAAAATTTACCTTATACATTACCGTGTCGCACGATAATCATGCGCCACGAAAATAAAACAGAGTAGCCATCAGCTACCAATTTTTACAATAAAAACAGTTAGGATTAATACAATGAATAAAAAATTTCTCGTTTTAGCGATTGCCGCTGCCGCAACAGCGACTTCTGCCTCTGCTGCTACTGTCTATAAAGACGATACCTCAACATTTAATGTTGGTGGCCGTGCTGAATTCCGTGGTGATTTTGTCGGTCAAGATGATGGTGACAAAATTGACGGTACTATGGCAAACAAATCTCGTTTCCGTTTGAACCTTGGTGGTGAAACACAAATCACTGACAATCTAACTGGTTTTGGTTTCTATGAAGCTGAGCAAACTGTAAAATCATCAGGCAATAATGAAGCTAACGATAACTTTACTCAACGTTACATGTTCGCAGGTTTCGGTACTGAATACGGTAAAGTATCATTCGGTCGTCAAGATACTGCAACTGTAATGATCTCTCAAATGTCAGATATCTCAACCTACTCTGGTGGCCAAAAAACATTTACCCAAGCAGGTAACGAGCAAGTTAACAACACTTTCTTGTACTCTGGTAACTTCTTCAATGATGCTTTAACCATTAAAGCTGATGCTGTTTTAGGCTCTGATGATAATACTGATGGTTACGGCGTTGCAGCAAAATACACTCTACCTATGGGTATTGGCTTTGCAGTAGGTTATACCGCTAACCAAGGTGACACTAACATTCAAGGCAATGCACAAGACGATGAATTCCAAATCATCGGCGGTGTAAACTACAGCAATGACAACCTATACCTAGGTGCAACTTACACCAGCGGTGAAACTGCAACAATTGCAGTAGATGCTCACAACAAAGCGGTTGATTTTGAAGGTGTGGAAGCGACTGCACAGTACAAGTTTGATAACCAATTCCGTGTTGTAACTACTTACTCTTACCAACAAGTTGATGATAAAGATTACGAAAACTGGGCAGAGCTAACAGGTGGCTACGACTTCACAAGCAATATTTCTACTTACATTGCTTACCGTTTCAACCTACTAGATGAAAACAAAGACTTTGGTTCAACCAACGAAGAAGACTCTCTACGTTTAGGTCTATTGTACACATTCTAAGTTAGTCGTTATTACTTAAATAACTACGAACATACCATTACGCCTGAAAGTACTCTTCAGGCGTTTTTTTATAAAAAAATCTAAATTGTTTAAAATCATTATAAAATGTTAGCCATAGGTAAAGATTAATGAAGTACTATTATTATCGATAGAATGACTTTCATTCTTCCATGGAAAAATAATTTTATTAGGATTAATACAATGAAAAAAACTTTATTAGCTTTAGCAGTGGCCGCTGCTTCAGTCTCTACTGTCGCTTCTGCAGCAACTATCTACAAAGATGATACATCAACCCTTAACATGGGTGGTCGTGTAGAAGTCCGCGCTAACTTCTCTGATGCCAACAAAACCGATACGGATGACAATATTTATAACGATGCTTCACGCGTTCGTTTGAACTTAGGAGGCGAGCAAAAGCTAAATGATGATGTTTCTTTCATTGGTTTTACCGAGTTTGAGCTAACTGAGAACAGCGATCCTGTCGGTGACGATACTAAAATCAACACTC includes:
- the nusA gene encoding transcription termination factor NusA, producing the protein MNREILAVVEAVSNEKAVPRERIFEALEIALATATKKKSEHEIEVRVEIDRKTGDFETFRRWLVVAEVEFPTKEISIEAAQFDDESIQLGEYIEDDMESVTFDRITTQTAKQVIVQKVREAERAQIVEQFIDNEGELVTGVVKKATRDAVIVDLGNNAESVILREDQLPRENLRPGDRIRGLLYAVKPEARGFQLFLTRSKPEMLIELFRIEVPEIGEELIELKAAARDPGSRAKIAVKTNDRRIDPVGACVGMRGARVQAVSGELGGERIDIVLWDDNPAQFVINAMAPADVASIIVDEDSHSMDIAVEADNLAQAIGRSGQNVRLASQLTGWELNVMTVEDLKKKHQEESGAAIENFMKHLDIEQDFAEMLVEEGFTTLEEIAYVPVNELLDIDGLEEELVEELRTRAKNALTTLALVQEESFEGLEPAEDLLALEGLERELAFKLAAKGVVTLEDLADQGTDDLEGIEGLSEQRAGELIMAARNICWFGDEE
- the rimP gene encoding ribosome maturation factor RimP, producing the protein MTGLEKQLTELLEAPVAASGYELVGLEFIRAGEHSTLRIFIDHENGITVDDCAEVSRQVSAVMDVEDPITVAYNLEVSSPGLERPLFKPAHYEQFIGHEVNVVLKMAMNNRRKWKGVITSIEGEIVTITVDNQEEQFALSNISKANLIPKF
- a CDS encoding porin, producing the protein MNKKFLVLAIAAAATATSASAATVYKDDTSTFNVGGRAEFRGDFVGQDDGDKIDGTMANKSRFRLNLGGETQITDNLTGFGFYEAEQTVKSSGNNEANDNFTQRYMFAGFGTEYGKVSFGRQDTATVMISQMSDISTYSGGQKTFTQAGNEQVNNTFLYSGNFFNDALTIKADAVLGSDDNTDGYGVAAKYTLPMGIGFAVGYTANQGDTNIQGNAQDDEFQIIGGVNYSNDNLYLGATYTSGETATIAVDAHNKAVDFEGVEATAQYKFDNQFRVVTTYSYQQVDDKDYENWAELTGGYDFTSNISTYIAYRFNLLDENKDFGSTNEEDSLRLGLLYTF
- the glmM gene encoding phosphoglucosamine mutase; this translates as MSERKYFGTDGVRGKVGEYPITPDFVLKLGWAAGRVLAKQGTKQVIIGKDTRISGYMLESALEAGLAAAGLKAILTGPMPTPAVAYLTQTFRAEAGIVISASHNPYYDNGIKFFSSEGTKLPDDIELAIEAEMEKDIECVESAMLGKAKRMVDAAGRYIEFCKSTFPNELSLKGLKIVVDCAHGATYHIAPSVFTELGAEVICIGCEPNGTNINAEVGATDVRALQAKVLEEKADLGLAFDGDGDRLIMVDELGNKVDGDQIAYIIARDALRRGELKGGVVGTLMTNLGMENGLKQLGIPFVRSKVGDRYVMEQLLEKGWKIGAENSGHVILLDKVTTGDAIVAALQVLASVVGSKLSLSALASGMTLYPQVLVNVRFSGDSDPLQNTAVLEAVANVESQLGDKGRVLLRKSGTEPLIRVMVEGEDAQLVDSSAHAIAAKVKENC
- the folP gene encoding dihydropteroate synthase; its protein translation is MKLTSNQKTLDLSKPQIMGILNVTPDSFSDGGQYQQLEDAMAQVTSMIKAGATIIDIGGESTRPGAKEVSLDEELRRVIPLVKAIRQVSDVWISIDTSKAQVMKQALECGADMINDIRSLSEPGAMEVVAQAGVPVCIMHMQGQPKTMQENPDYKDVLQEVDKYLTHKIDECIQAGIIRENIIIDPGFGFGKTLAHNYQLLAHLEHFHHYHLPILAGMSRKSMVSNALNKPTKECVIGSITCATIAAQKGAQILRVHDVIETQDALQILEMIKINQ
- the ftsH gene encoding ATP-dependent zinc metalloprotease FtsH: MAKNLILWLVIAVVLMSVFQSFGPGDSNGKAIDYTSFVKDVGQGQVREAKFKDREITFVRTDNSRNVTYMPVYDSKLLDDLINQNVKVSGTPPEQQSLLGTIFISWFPMILLIGVWIFFMRQMQGGGGGKGAMSFGKSKARMMGEDQIKTTFADVAGCDEAKEDVKELVDYLRDPSRFQKLGGKIPTGVLLVGPPGTGKTLLAKAIAGEAKVPFFSISGSDFVEMFVGVGASRVRDMFEQAKKASPCIIFIDEIDAVGRQRGAGVGGGHDEREQTLNQMLVEMDGFEGNEGIIVIAATNRPDVLDPALLRPGRFDRQVVVGLPDVRGREQILKVHMRKVPLAENVEPSLIARGTPGFSGADLANLVNEAALFAARGNKRNVSMVEFELAKDKIMMGAERRSMVMSEETKASTAYHEAGHAIVGRLVPEHDPVYKVSIIPRGRALGVTMYLPEQDRVSMSRQHLESMISSLYGGRLAEELIYGSDKVSTGASNDIERATDIARKMVTQWGFSEKLGPLLYAEDEGEVFLGRSVTQTKHMSDETARLIDQEVRILIDRNYDRAKKILEDNMDIMHAMKDALMKYETIDAGQIEDLMNRCETIRPPQGWTDSEAKPAEPAPQAEEVKVEPKVEPVNTPDDTESNNKDS
- the greA gene encoding transcription elongation factor GreA; its protein translation is MDKVPMTVCGEQLLRTELEALLKRRPLISAAIAEARELGDLKENAEYHAAREEQGICEAQIRDIEYKLSVAQVIDVSKMENTGKVIFGTTVTLLDIDTDKEVKYQIVGDDEADIKAGKISVSSPIARGLIGKMEGDDVVISTPGGDKDFEITQVDYI
- the rlmE gene encoding 23S rRNA (uridine(2552)-2'-O)-methyltransferase RlmE yields the protein MSKKKHSASSGRWLQEHFDDKYVAEAQKRGYRSRAIFKIEEIQEKDKLIKEGMTVVDLGAAPGGWSQYAAGIVGDEGQVIACDILSMDSIAGVSFLQGDFREDAVLEALLERIQPDMVDVVMSDMAPNMSGNLAVDQPRAMYLVELALDMCRQVLAPNGSFVVKVFQGEGFDQYVKDVREMFKAVKIRKPDSSRARSREVYIVATGYKL
- the yhbY gene encoding ribosome assembly RNA-binding protein YhbY; the protein is MNLSTKQKQHLKGLAHSLKPVVLMGANGLTEAVLAEIELALDHHELIKVKVASEDRETKALIIDAIVRETKAEKVQTIGKTLVLYRQSEQRKIEIPRK
- the secG gene encoding preprotein translocase subunit SecG; the encoded protein is MLTVLLVIYLLVALGVIGLVLIQQGKGADMGASFGAGASNTVFGSGGSGNFLTRSTAICATIFFIISLVLGNISTAKHESKFAAPNLSVEQKADEVNNVATDEIPAPKSGDEIPQ